The Streptomyces sp. NBC_01591 genome window below encodes:
- a CDS encoding acyl-CoA carboxylase subunit epsilon yields MGSSDSSEIALSVERGQATDEELAALTVVLLALQAERAEPPEELAVAGSRWWRYADRYNAPLSWQ; encoded by the coding sequence ATGGGCAGTTCGGACAGCTCCGAGATCGCGCTGAGTGTCGAACGGGGGCAGGCCACCGACGAGGAACTGGCCGCGCTCACCGTCGTGTTGCTCGCGTTGCAGGCCGAACGGGCGGAACCGCCCGAGGAACTGGCCGTCGCCGGGTCGCGGTGGTGGCGGTACGCGGATCGCTACAACGCTCCGCTCAGCTGGCAGTGA
- a CDS encoding serine hydrolase domain-containing protein, whose amino-acid sequence MLGPAHSAGFPSFRRSWHVREQAWQRFRSSERRRGGRRGAVAAAAAVVVGVMTMGVLAPPAASAAGPENVQRGLNALVRSDGLPAALAGVKDRAGHSRTYTAGVGDLATGSKVPRDGQVRIGSNTKTFTAVVVLQLVGEGKIDLDATVDTYLRGLVRGEGIDGRRITVRQLLQHTSGLPNYTDYLGDDVRYYDPHELLGIALQHKADFDPGKDWKYSNTNYVLAGLIVEKVTGRPLAKEMDRRVIKRIGLRHTYFPAPGDATIRERHPKGYYQDSAGAPLQDITEMDPSWAWAAGQLISTDSDLNRFFGALLSGRLLPAAQLAEMRNATVPAEETFGPGARYGLGLVSKPLPLSCGGGLYWGHGGSFPGYETRGGATDDGRAANVAVTMQLTDEAARERVDRVVETALCR is encoded by the coding sequence ATGTTGGGCCCGGCGCACAGCGCCGGTTTCCCGAGTTTCCGTAGGAGTTGGCACGTGCGTGAGCAGGCATGGCAGAGGTTCCGTTCTTCCGAGCGGCGGCGGGGCGGTCGGCGCGGAGCCGTGGCGGCCGCGGCCGCGGTGGTCGTGGGCGTCATGACGATGGGCGTCCTGGCGCCGCCCGCGGCGTCCGCCGCCGGGCCGGAAAACGTCCAACGGGGTCTGAACGCGCTGGTGCGATCCGACGGCCTGCCCGCCGCGCTGGCCGGCGTCAAGGACCGTGCGGGCCACAGCCGTACCTACACCGCGGGGGTGGGCGATCTGGCCACCGGCTCGAAGGTGCCCAGGGACGGGCAGGTGCGGATCGGCAGCAACACCAAGACGTTCACCGCGGTGGTCGTGCTGCAACTGGTCGGTGAGGGGAAGATCGACCTCGATGCCACGGTCGACACCTACCTGCGGGGCCTCGTACGCGGGGAGGGGATCGACGGACGCCGCATCACCGTCCGCCAGCTCCTCCAGCACACGAGCGGACTTCCCAACTACACCGACTACCTCGGCGACGACGTCCGGTACTACGACCCCCACGAGCTTCTCGGCATCGCGCTCCAGCACAAGGCCGACTTCGACCCCGGGAAGGACTGGAAGTACAGCAACACGAACTACGTGCTGGCCGGACTGATCGTCGAGAAGGTCACCGGCCGCCCCCTCGCCAAGGAGATGGACCGGCGCGTCATCAAGCGCATCGGGCTGCGCCACACCTACTTCCCCGCGCCCGGTGACGCGACCATCCGGGAACGCCATCCCAAGGGCTACTACCAGGATTCGGCAGGCGCGCCTCTGCAGGACATCACGGAGATGGACCCCTCCTGGGCGTGGGCGGCCGGTCAGCTGATCTCCACCGACTCCGATCTCAACCGGTTCTTCGGCGCGCTCCTGTCCGGCCGCCTCCTCCCGGCGGCCCAGCTCGCCGAGATGCGTAACGCCACCGTCCCCGCCGAAGAAACCTTCGGCCCCGGCGCCCGCTACGGGCTGGGGCTCGTGAGCAAGCCACTGCCCTTGTCCTGCGGCGGCGGCCTCTACTGGGGCCACGGCGGCAGTTTCCCGGGATACGAGACCCGGGGCGGCGCCACCGACGACGGCCGCGCCGCCAACGTCGCGGTGACCATGCAGCTGACCGACGAGGCAGCCAGGGAGCGTGTCGACAGGGTCGTGGAAACGGCCCTGTGCCGCTGA